Genomic segment of Colletotrichum destructivum chromosome 5, complete sequence:
TCTCCGATAAACGTCTTTTTCAACTGCCTTGCAATGACGGTCCCGATAGCCCGGATAGTGCTGGCTACCCCCACTTCCCCCCTTGATTACCGCCGAGTTTAATTTTGTTGCTACAACTAGTTGAAAAGAAGCCGGGAAAAGTGAAAGTTCCACATTGATTGTCGGCAGTCGAACACATGTCGACGCGCGGGTGAGCCGCCTAGTTGGAGGATAGAAGACACGAGATGCTCTCGGAAGAGCCAGGAGGAGACTGAGGCAACTTGGAACTGTGAGTTAAACTTTGGACAAACAGGCTACAGGTCTCGTGTCGTGTCACTGCCATTGGCATGGCGATGAGGGGAATTGCTGCTTGTGTAGGACGGATGTTGGACTTAAAAAAAGTTGACGGCGGTGCAAGAGACTCGGAGTCAAACCTCAACTTCGCCATCCTGTACGCGGAAACAACGAGAAAATGTCTCTAGAACCTATCAGCCTCCGGCGGCTTCATACTTCGCTGGCCGACAATTTGGAAAGGGACGGTTGCACTGATGGCGTCAGATGTGATAGATAAAGGCAGGCGCCTAAGGGACAAAATTCATGGCAAGACGAGGCTCCGCACCGTAATTTCGACAGATACATCTCAAGAAAAGACTCAAGTCAAGAAGCTGGGGGAGTCTGGCATGCACGCACGGCGCGGGATCCGGATGACGGCCGTCCTGGCGAACAAAGTGTCCGGCTTGCGGCGCTTTCACCGGCCGATTTGACAATACCCACCGCGACCAATTCCGGCTTATGACGACACGGCTGGTTCCTCACGCATGCTCGCTCGGTCTTGCCGACGGACGGAGACTTCTCACGCGTCGCCCCGGAGCGGTGTCTCGGTCGCCGTGAGGTGGAGCCAAACTTACTATATCGGAGTACAGACATGCACAATCGGCAAAACTCTCAGGCCAGTATAATCCACTTATATTTCTGCCTTCAACCACACTGCATATACTAAAATTAGTTGCCACATTGCTTCAAAAGTATCTTGTATGTAGCGCGAAGTTGCGGCAGCATGTCCACGAGACTTGAACGTGACCACTGACTATAGGCTTGGATCATAAAATACGCAGCCCGGGGGAACCGGCCGGAAACCGGGCCTCGGTTGCTTCAAGGTGAGCGGACTCAAATTCCGTCATCTTGCAACTGAATGACCGTTGTCGCACGATTTTCTCTCCCCTATAATATCGCTGTCTGCTGAAGAACATTGGTGTCTGCTGCGTTCGCAGTACTCGAATCCCTGATAACTTTCTAGGCTTGCGCCTTGGTCACTGTGCTACGCCAGTATAAAGATTGTAGCAGTTGTGAAGCGAAAGTCGAGTGTCTTTTTCGGCGAGATTAACTGACACAATCTTGGTTTTTAATGTGGCAATGGGTTTCGTGACCTCGGCTTTCATATAGAGGAGCTTCTCGTGTGATATTGCCGGGATGCAACTGTCGTGGGTTCTGCTTCTCGTGCGTCAGTCCCGGCGGGTGGGAAGAACCAAGCTAGCGCATAGCTATACTTCCTTTTTCGGATTTTGAGTTCCTAGGAAACACTAAGTACTCTTCTCGGAACTATACCTTTATTAGGATGTTGAAAGCTCTCTTGCTGCTTTTGTGTGCAGCCTGAGGTGTTTGTAAAAGCTTGTGATTAGAGTGTGCCAAACCCGATATCAAAACACACAAATGCATAGTATCAACATGACTAGTTTCTATGAGAACAAAAATCCGTCCACCTGTGTGAGTTAGAGGGTTGGAAGGTCATATCCCATTTCTGATAGCGTTCATAATGCACTCTCTGTTGGGTCACCTGGTGACAACTGCAAACCACCCCGGCAGCGCCGGCCAAGGACCCACTATCCACCACCCGAACATCCGCAGGTCCGCGGAACGCCGCTCCGCCAAATCTCCGGGAAGCCGCACTTCCACGCTCCCGAGAGTCCACACAAGCAGTCGCTAGAAGCATGCAACGGAGAGGCCCAGAGCTTATGCTTCAATTTAAACTAAGACGAGCTCCCCTGTTAATTTCAATTTCAGACAATCAGCACAGCTCTCATAATGGCCCCCTCTcctcgcccccccctcccctttcaGCCAAGTCGTAACGGCGTAGTTCCTCTCCGCGTTCATCCCATAAAGTTCGTAATCCTCATCAAAAAGTCGTTTGAATCATCCCTCACGTCAGTAGCGAACCATTGACTCGTACCCCCGTGCCCGTGCCACCCGCCTCCTAAAGTAGAGAGACTGGGTCTTCATTGATCCTGCCCGGCCCACCGCTCCGCGACCCGCGAGGTCACAAACACCCCCGCCGCCAGGATGGTGAAGCCCGGCGCGAACAGCAGGAGGATCGCCACGACGACCGCATTGGCGAAGAACTCGGACGACGCGAAGGGCGGCGCCCGCCCGACGAACCCCGGTCCCATGGTGTGCACTTTCACGTTGGCCCTGccgacgccaccgccgccaccgccgccttgcCTTGTCCGCGCCTGccccccggccgccgggtccGCGTTCGacaggccgccgagagcgtAGAACACATCCGCGACGAGCGGCTTGTCCCCCTCgtcagcgacgacgaccccgGACAGCCACGCGCGGATGTTTTCGTGCTGgtccgccggcgagggcgcctCGTGCTCGCTTTTCGCGGGGccccgcggcgccgggcggCCCTCGAGGTCCACGACGTGTCCGTTTGTGATGGTTGTGCGGTCGTCCTCGTAGATGAAGGAGCACCCGTCTGGTTCGGGGAGGAAAGGAGAAGGGTGTCAGCGATTGCAGACGCGtggaaagggggggcgggggttCTCCAAGCTCCCCAGGGCCCTACCGAAATGATCCGCCAAGTTCATGATGCCCGAAAATCGTGGGGGAGGAAGGCTACGGCGGGTGATGTTCTTCGTGCCTTGACGTGTGGACTAAACAGCTTTTGGTGAAGTTTCGGCGCCTGAAAGCAAGCTTTTGGACTGCCGTGAATCAGAAAAAGGgctgtttttttttctttctccccgTGTCCGGCGGTCTATAAAAGCGACCAAGAGCGAACCCCAGAGACCTCCAGAAAAGAACAAGTCAACCCGGGCCAGCTTGTtggttgttttttttctcttccctcGACACGTGCGTTGCCAGGGGGGTAGAAGAGATGCGGGAAGGGAGGGATGGTTGCGACGACCGCTGGAATGCTTCATCTCAGCCCGCGGTGCTGATCCCGCGCCAGTGACTCGGGTTCATGCCAAGATGGCCTTCCCAAGCGCCTTTACAGAGAGTTCCCTGCTAAACTATCAGAGGTTTCCCGCGCAAATACGAAGTCACTGCATGGCCAGTCCTGCGGGAGGGAGCGGGAGGTTTTGCAGAGATAACCCGGTGTGATGGGATGAACCAGATTCTCAACCATGGGAAGTTCTGctaagggggggggatttcGGTCCCCTtgtttccttttcctttctgcAGAAAAGAGCGTTAACCTCCACGCCATGCAATCCGAGATGCCGTGGTTCAGGCATGTCTCTCTAGCGAGCGAGCAAAAGCCAGAGATATCAAGCATCCCCTGGCTAGCCCTTCGATGACGCCTGGGTATCCTAAGAGAATGCCAGGCAGACAGTCTTGCACAGTGGTTTCGAACCCGTCACAATGTTTTTGCCACGGCAAGTCGACCAAGAGAAGGGGATAGGTCCTAGGAGAGCCCAAAGCTAAGAATGTCCGCATCAGACAGCACATCATTTCCTGTGTAATTAATTACACATAACATCAGGCACAAGCCCAGCAAGTGGGACGTCGTTAATTCTGATGATCCACTGTATCTCTTTCCCAgcccttctctccctctcgacaaggccaagcacGCCAGCGGCCAGACACATTACCTACTGGGCATCGACAATCTTTGGTCTAAATACGACATGTTCTGAGACAGAGAACAATCTTGGGTCGAAACGGCACATAACATCAAACTCATGACAACGACACACGTCAAAATAAATTAAAAGGTCCTTGTATTCACCGCCCCAGCCTATGCAAACATTAATCTCGTCATTGTCCCGCCAGTATTCTACAGCCCCCTCTcatccccttcttcttcattgcACCATCGCACCCACTAAAAGCCAAGAAGCATATGAACCCTGGAGGCATGTTTTGAGGAGGCGAGCGCATGACATGAGCGCATTCAGTCCATCCCTGCCGGGGTTTGATGCAGCTTGACAAGCGGCAATAGGCATATGAATATCTCTcccgcagcagcagaggacgaagaaataatagagaaagagaggaagaaaggcGTCATCTCGGATGGGTGGTTTCTTTTTGGTGTGCCCAGTataaaaagaagaaaaagtcgtcgtcatccatcATCCCGTTTCCCATTCCAGGTTTGGCGGCCCGCTCCGCCCCCGCCTCCAAAAGCTTCACAAAGAGAACATCGTGCTGCAGCGCGATATCAAGAGAGACCTCGAATAGAGGTCGTGGCATCAAaacgaggaagaaaaaagatgAAGAAGCAAAACGCCTTCCCCACTCATGTTTCCACCAACCGTCCCTATTGCCCGTGAGAAATAGAGacaaagggaaaagaaaggtCATTCTCGCAATTCATACAGGTAAAAAAGGAAAATAGTAGGTACATAGGGAAAAACACTACGCGATGGAAGTCGGTGGGAAACGAATGGCCGCTTTCAATGCAGTAAACGCCGTAGGTATGTGCAACGCCAGCGAGGAAGTGCGTGTCTAGAGAGAATCGTAGCAGGAAGTGATTGGGTCCACCACTGTCAATGACGGGGGGCCGGTTCGGGTTGCCAGCCGTTGATGTAAGCCATGAGGCCCATGCCTATAATCACAACACCGAGCATGGAGGCGTAGGGAACGCCGGCCATCATGGCCTGGTCCTTTGCCAGCTTGCCCGGCGGTATGGTGAGCGGCGTGATGGTGTTGGCTCGCGACAGCGTAGGCTTGTCGCTCGGGTCGTACACGCTGGCCTCGGTCTGCGTAggggccggcgtcgactcGCCAGAGCCGTCTGTCTGGACGACGGTAGTAATCTTCTCGGCAGGCCCCCCGCTGCGACCGCGACGCCCACGGGAAGGAGAACGGTTCGTTTCTGCCGTAGCCGCCGCCTGcttggcttcttcgtctcttCGAATCCGGGCAACCATCTCGGCAAGGGTTTTGCGGTCCGCGTCACGTTCCGTCTCGGCCTGTTCGCATCTTTGCTTCCAGGCATCCATCTGCTGTTTGAGGTCGCTCATCTCCGACATCATTGTGtcgatcttggcctggaAACGAGCGGCAATGTCCTCGGCGCTTTCTGGTGTCGGCTCTTCGGCAATGGGTTCGGCGTCCGTCATTTCAACGTCTCGAGTCTCAAAATCGTCCTGTGGCGGCTCAAACGCGGCTTCGAGTATGGTCTCGGTATCATCATGCTCTTTAGGCCCGCCATTGGTCTCCTTAACGGCACTATCCTCGAGGATCTTTGCCATGTCTTCGGCGAGCTCGCGTGCCTCGCGCTCTTTGGTGAGCATGTCTTCCAAGTCCTTGATGCGGGCGGTCTGGGTatccatctccttcttcgcGTTGTTCAAAGCCTCGGTCAACTGGATGATCTGGTGCAGGTTGTCTCGTCCCACAGGCGACGGGGTACTGTTGGCCTTCGGTCGCTCGGTGGTACCTCGTTTGAGCGAAGGCACATCTGGCTTCTCGGGAAGAGGCTGCTGAGGCGGGGGAGCGGGCGGATCGGAGAATCGCGTCTTCGCATCGGTACGGAAGGGCAAGGCGTTGCCATTAGGGAGGTGTCTAGGGGGCTCGTGTGCCTCGGGCTTCTCCAGATCCTTGACTTCTTCTTTACCAAGCAGCGCGTGGATGAAATGGCCCGTCCGTGACAGGTCTTGGGATTGTAGTCGTGCACTCCGCATCTCGTTCTGTCTTGGAAATTAGTATgtgaaaagaagaagaagcggtAGACAACAGGTACTCACGTGTAGCCTCTTCACGATATGCTCCGTGGTAATAGGCGTCAGCAAGAAGCCACGAGCAGCTCCGCCGTTGGGGACCATGCCGGCCATGTTTTGAGGAGCTATCATGCGTCCGTTGCTGGCCATGGACGCGTTGCTTCCCGTGCGGCCGCGATACGGCATTGGTCCCGACGCGGGGACAGCCATAGCGCCGTTGGCGGGATCCAAGTCGCCAAAGCTCATGTCCATAACGTTGTTGGAGGGGCTGACGAAGCCGGCGTGCTCAACCTTGGCGGCAACTTTGTGATGGACGACCGTCTTTTGGTCCTCGCTCACGATATCGATCCCCAGCTCGACGTGATCACCGGTCTGTAGTTCGTGGGGTTCGGATTCGCGGTTTTCTTGCGACAAGCGCGTCCCGTTGACAAAGGTTCCGTTGGACGACTTGACGTCGCGGATGTAGATCTTGCCCATGCGATCAGCCCAGACTTCGGCGTGTTGTCTGGACAGCACTTTGCTGTCAAAGTAGCCGTTCGTGGCAGTGGGGATGGTCTTCTGGTTGGTCTGGCGACCGATGCGAAGGCTCTCCGGATAGTATGGTACGGATATGGTTTTGCGCTCGAAAGTGCCATTCAGCGACAAGAGGTAGAGGACGGGCTGGCCGCTGGGCATGGGATCGCCCACGGGCCTCGCGGCGAGGCCTTGTTGCGACATCATCTGCGGCTGGCCGGGAACGGTCTGTAGGGACGAGTTGCCGTTGATTCCGTTCATGGGCGAACGCATGACGGGCCTGCCGAAATCGGGCTGGCCTTCTGGTTTGCCGGGGGGCCAGGGGCCTTTGGGCTGTGGGCGCTTCCTCGAAGCGGTGCTCGACCACGAGCTCATGTCGGAGTtggtcgaggccggggtGCCATTTGGTTGCGAGGCATTCGTggcgacggtggtggtggacgagTTGGACGAAGTGGAcgcgacggaggaggacgagtTGCTCCGCTGCAGCGTCTTCCGCGGCACGAACATGCCTCTGACGTCTTCTGGATTCATCGAATTCAGACTTTGTCCGCCATTAACATTCCATCCCGGTCGATTGAGTTGCTGGAAGCTGGGAGGGCTCGCGACGGCAGTCATGAGGGAGACTTGGTCGTGGCTAGGTAAGGATCGTGTGGTGACGAAAGCGATCGACGCGATCTAGAGGCAGGTAGTACCGCTCGTGGGCTATCGATGTTCGgggtagtggtggtggtggtgatgatcTAGGGGACGTCGAGGGCTGGTTCCTTCAACATTCGCACACGAGCATCCCAGAAGATATCGCGAGGAAAGGGTCGACGAGGTTTATCGCCGAAGATGCTAAGTCACACAGATGGAAGAAGCACTGCAGAAGATGATGAGCGACGATGAGGCTGCGCTGGCAGGTTAGGAAAAAAATATGTCAGCGATGATGTCGCAGCAAGGATAAGGGGTGGACAGCCAATTGGCGCgactgggggggggttgatggtggtggaggtggtgtTCGGGTCGCGGCCAAAGACATCAAAGACGGGCAGACAGGGAGGCCTAGACAGGGTGCGAGACATACCTGCAATTGAAAGGGAGCGAGCAAAAGatggcgagagagagatgcGGTTGTTTGGGGCACCTCGTTCGACGATGGCTCATGCAGAGGGGGCTCCGTTGTTCTGGCACGGTAGGGTAGGTGAGGTTGAATCTAGGATTTGGCAAAGAGAACAGAAGGTCTCGCCCCGTCTCGCTAAGCGCTTAGCGTCGTTGCGGTTGCGGTTGCGGTTGCGGTTGCGtctatgtgtgtgtgtgcgtgtgtgtgtcctGTACTGACTGTACTGTGTGCACGGAACCTCCTCCCAGTTGCAGCTGCTGTGGCTGTTGCAGTTGCTGCAGACGGTCACGGACCAAACAGCGCTCAGAAGAAACATGCGCCAGAGACACCGACATGGAAGGGCGGAAGGGCGGAagggctggcggcggcggcggcagatATGAGGGCGATTActgatggtggtggtggctgggggggggaagTTGGCTTGGATTTGGGTTGGTTTTGTTCGGTTCGGTTCGGTTCAGCTGCTCTGTTAATGAAGCACAGGCCCCGAGGCTGTCACTGATTCCACCATGGGGAGGAAGACTCTCGATTCACACCCGTAATAAGCATCCAGtagagggggaggggggggggggacggagGTAAGTTGGTTGGAGTGGAACAAGAGGTGAGGGAAGAGTGAGATGGGAACCcggtgttgctgctgttgcttaTGCTTATGATACCGGATGAAGAGATGGAGGCGGTCTGGTCAGTCTTTTTTGGGTCGTCGGCGATCCACCCTACCTCACCTGCCACCATCTGCAGCGCTTGTCGCAGTGCGCTGGCGACGGTGAGTCGGTGACTGCACAGAAAGAGGGCACGTGACACCTGAAGGCTGGCACTGTGACCCGCTATCTCCCCTGCTTTGGTCAACCGACCAACCAATTAGCGAGACTGCCGACTAAGGTCGGTCCAGGTGGCCAGTGCGTCGGGTGACGGCTGCTCCACCCAaaaggggaagagaggagggtTGGAACTTGGAGGGGGAGAACATGAACATTTATTTGCCTTTTTTTGCCGAAGAACTGCCGTACCCCGGACTGGATTCGTCCAAAAAGCTCCAGTGGACACCCCTTACTGGTTGTGGGTTTGTGGATCGATCGGGATTGGCTGCAGCAAATTGGGAAGAGAAGCTCCTCCATCGcaaacatcaccaccaaACAAACCCCCGAACGCCCGAGAACATCTTGACGAGCATCAGCGGcgccccgacgacgagcccctgccccccctttttccttACCGATCCTACGCCTACGAAACAACCCAGAAACATAATGCCTCCCGTTCCTGCGCAACACGGCGGTGCCATGGGCCCGTCCGTCGCTGACAAGCGTACGCCCGCCCGCCACCTCTCGTCCTGAAGCGTCTCGTCGAACCTTTAACTGACCCTTCACAGTCAAGATGGGTGCCATGATGGGTGGCAGTACGTGTCTTCCATGCACCGCGCATGCAACCCTGGCCTCGCAACTGACATTTCTGTAGCTGTCGGAGCTGTCATGGGCTTCGTCTTCGGTACACGACGCCTGCCTCTTACCCTCTTCCCTCCGTCGCAATCCATCCGGACTGACCCGTGATTCTCTGCCCAGGCTCCGTCAACATCATGCGctacggcgccggccccAACGGTATCATGAGGACTCTCGGCCAATACATGCTCGGATCCGGAGCCACGTTCGGGTAGGTCAACCACCACAATTAGCAGAGGCAACAGGCTGTCCAGTCCCGTCGTAGCTAACGCTCCCCCCATCTCAGTTTCTTCATGTCCATCGGCAGTGTCATTCGATCCGACGCCTCCCCCATCGCCAACGAGGCCTTCCGTAGGGCCCAGCGGAGACCCATCATCATGTACGGCCCCGGCTCCGAGTACTCCAAGCGCCAGCAATAAGCCGGAGGAACAATGACACATTCGAaataccccccccccccccaccacctGTACATCATCTTTGTAGGAGACTAGTAagaccgtcgccgaggacgggcGAGATGCTCCGCCCCCAGCACTAAATGGATATCTGTATTATAATAGGATGTTGGGCATATCACGACTACACGAGAAAAGTTTTTTTGCATCTTCATCCAGCGTGCGACTAGTGCGGAGTCGACACAGAGCCCCAAAAATATTCTGCCTCGTTTCCTGGTCGGTCCCAAGGACTGAGTAATGTCAAGTCGACAGTGGTCCAAAGACAGGCCAGCTGGTTCGTTTCTGAGCTCTGGGACGTGATTCTCAGCCAAGTATATGCACAAGCCCCGCGCGCGTTTATGGGAGCTGCGTCCTTCTCCAGGTGAGCGGCCGACTCGATCCTCGTCCGTGTCCTTCACAGCTCTACAACTCATGGTAGCGGGCCAGTCGCTGGGAGCAGAGTTGCTGGCGACGTGCCGGTTGGCTACGTGTGGTCTTTGTGTTTCGTCCACTCGCCCTACATCCATATTCTAGTGACCCAGGCCTGTGTCCGTCCTTTATACTGCAATCAAAACCATTGAAGCTCATGCCACCTCAAGGGCGCTCGAATCAACGCTTCCGTACATTCAAGGCTCATGCCTGACCTTCCAAGATATACACACGGTCGCCCTGCAAACCAGCGGTTCCCGCTCTTCGACTGTAATTACACCAATCACCTGCGGAACTCCGCAAGGCATCGCTTAATCAGCGTGCATATTGCTCTGGTGGACTGCGTCGTCGTAGTCTGTGTCAAGCAGCCACCAGCTCTCGGCTGAGGTACTGTCTCGGTCTAGCGTAGCTAGGGAGCGGTGCCAATATTGATTGCGACGCATCAATGTGGCCCGAATAGAACGGCAGGACCTTGCCAGACAACCCATGCGATGAAGAGCGCAATCACTCTCCGGTGCTTGCAGGCTGGAGGCCGGCTGACCTATGTGGGACATGCGTCGACTCTGTGCTAGGTATATAAGAGCTTTCAAGTTCCGTCTTGGGGGATCATGGCAATGATTTTCTCCGAGTCCATCACGAAGACTTGAGTCTACCTCCTGAGCGACTGATCACCTTCAAGCATGGTCTGGAGACCTCTCACATTGGGCGTCGTGTTGTCCAGCATTACGAACATCATGGCTGAGACATACGACTATATGTAAGTCGGATCTCTCACTCACGCTCACAGGCTGCTGACATTCCTGCCCTG
This window contains:
- a CDS encoding Putative forkhead-associated (FHA) domain, SMAD/FHA domain superfamily; the protein is MTAVASPPSFQQLNRPGWNVNGGQSLNSMNPEDVRGMFVPRKTLQRSNSSSSVASTSSNSSTTTVATNASQPNGTPASTNSDMSSWSSTASRKRPQPKGPWPPGKPEGQPDFGRPVMRSPMNGINGNSSLQTVPGQPQMMSQQGLAARPVGDPMPSGQPVLYLLSLNGTFERKTISVPYYPESLRIGRQTNQKTIPTATNGYFDSKVLSRQHAEVWADRMGKIYIRDVKSSNGTFVNGTRLSQENRESEPHELQTGDHVELGIDIVSEDQKTVVHHKVAAKVEHAGFVSPSNNVMDMSFGDLDPANGAMAVPASGPMPYRGRTGSNASMASNGRMIAPQNMAGMVPNGGAARGFLLTPITTEHIVKRLHNEMRSARLQSQDLSRTGHFIHALLGKEEVKDLEKPEAHEPPRHLPNGNALPFRTDAKTRFSDPPAPPPQQPLPEKPDVPSLKRGTTERPKANSTPSPVGRDNLHQIIQLTEALNNAKKEMDTQTARIKDLEDMLTKEREARELAEDMAKILEDSAVKETNGGPKEHDDTETILEAAFEPPQDDFETRDVEMTDAEPIAEEPTPESAEDIAARFQAKIDTMMSEMSDLKQQMDAWKQRCEQAETERDADRKTLAEMVARIRRDEEAKQAAATAETNRSPSRGRRGRSGGPAEKITTVVQTDGSGESTPAPTQTEASVYDPSDKPTLSRANTITPLTIPPGKLAKDQAMMAGVPYASMLGVVIIGMGLMAYINGWQPEPAPRH